In Myxococcus virescens, the genomic stretch GTTATCCCGAGCACTCAGGCAGATTATCCACGTGTTACGCACCCGTGCGCCGCTCTACTAAGGGTTGCCCCTATTCGCGCTCGACTTGCATGTGTTAGGCACGCCGCCAGCGTTCGTTCTGAGCCAGGATCAAACTCTCCAATTGAATTTTTGAAGATTTGAACCGGCGTCAGTCTCAGGCCCGGCTAAGGAACCTGAAACTCGCTGATTCGTTACAGTGCTGCCGGCTGCGCTTCGCAGCGCGACCTGGCTGGCACCGTCTTAAGAAATTGACTGCGGTTTCCGCAATCTAGCTTCTTCTTGGGCTTGCTATTTGGTTTTCAAAGAGCGAGTCGCTTGTCTCGCCAGCGACTTTTTGCTACCGTCTTCTTCGTTGCTGCCTCGCCGTCTTTTCGTCCGGCGGGGCGTCAGCTTCTATTCAGTTCGGCGTCTTTTATCAAGCTGCTTTTTTCGCCGTCCTGCTGGCTTCCGGAGTCTTCAGCGCCGCCCAGTGGCTTCCGCTGCTTTCTTCCGGAGGGGCGCGGCTTCTACCACTGCCGCGTCTCCTGTCAACCTACTGCGTTGACCGCCGTATTCCATATTTTCGCACTGACTCGCTCGAAGTACCTTCCGCGCCAGTGCGCGGGCTTCTTTGCGAGGGGCGCGGCTTCTATCACCGCCGCGCTTCCTGTCAACCACTGGAGCGTCTCACTCCTGCCTGCTCCCCTACCACCCGCCCGTTGGCCTACTGCACCTTTCGGTCGACCGCTCATCGAGCTTTTTCAAACGCTCCGAACCCGGCGAGCACCCTCATTCACGAGGAACTCGGACCAGGTCCGCGGTCTTATCTGAATGCCATTCAGAGAACCCAAACACTCACACACCTGATTCCGCTCCCGATGGAGACGGGACATGTGAGTAACCGCCACCCGACGGACGCCTGTGTGACGCCCGCGCAACGCGGCGAGGTGTGGCCGCTTATCCACCAAGAGATCGGACTGCGCAAGAAGTTTGATTCTGAGCACTTCCGCCGCGGTGGTCAGCCGCCGATTCCCAGGCCCAGCTTCGACACGTCCACACGCTCGCGCCGGCAACGTTCGGCCACCACCACCGAGCGCAGGTCACTGAACGCACGCTCGAAGTCGTCATTCACGACCACGTAGTCGTAGGAAGCGATCCCCCGCTCGATCTCGGAGCGAGCCGCCAGCATCCGGCGCCGGATGGTCTCATCGGAGTCCGTCTGACGATCCCTCAGGCGGCGCTCCAACTCTTCCATGGACGGTGGCAGCACGAAGATGGTCACTGCATCCGGGTGCTTGCGCTTGATGGCCTGCCCGCCCTGCACGTCGATGTCGAAGATGGCAGCGCTCTTGCGGGCGCGCGCCTCATCCACCACCGACTGGGGGCTTCCATAGAAGTGGCCATAGACCTCCGCCCACTCCACAAACTCGCCGCGCTCGATCTTCGACTGGAAGGTCGCGACGTCGACGAAGTTGTAATCGACCCCCTCGCGCTCCTTCCCCCGAGGCCTTCGGGTGGTGACGCTGATGGAGAACACCGCATCCGGCGTCTCCTTGAGGAGCCGGTGCGCGAGGGTGGTCTTCCCCGCCCCGGAAGGAGCGGAGAGCACGAGCAACAAGCCAGGTGGGAGCACGGTATTCGCGTTCATTCGACGTTCTGCACCTGTTCGCGGATGCGCTCGACCTCGGCCTTCATCGCCACCACGCGTACGGAAATCTCGGCGTGCTGGCTCTTGGAGCCGGTCGTGTTCACCTCGCGGTGCATCTCCTGCACGAGGAAATCCATTCGGCGGCCAGCGGGCTCGTTGCTGGCCATGAGAGCCCGGAACTGCTCCAGGTGGCTCGACAGGCGGGTAACCTCCTCGGCGATGTCCGTGCGCTCGGCGAAGAGCGCCACTTCCTGGGCCAGCCGCTGCGGGTCCACCGCGACGCCGCTCGCGAGCTCGGCAATCCGGTCGGTGAGCCGCTGCTGGTACTCCTGCACCGCCTTCGGAGCGAGCTGGGCCACCTCCTTGCTCCACCCTTCCAGCAGCTTCACCCGGGCATCCAGGTCGGCGTAGATGGCCTCGCCCTCGACCTGGCGCATCTTCTCCAGCGCCGTGAGCGCCTGGTCCAGCGCCGCCTGGAGCGCCTGGGAGGCGGAGTCCAGCTCCACGCCCTTCTCTTCCAGACGCACCACGCCGGGCTGGTTCGCCACCT encodes the following:
- the gmk gene encoding guanylate kinase, giving the protein MNANTVLPPGLLLVLSAPSGAGKTTLAHRLLKETPDAVFSISVTTRRPRGKEREGVDYNFVDVATFQSKIERGEFVEWAEVYGHFYGSPQSVVDEARARKSAAIFDIDVQGGQAIKRKHPDAVTIFVLPPSMEELERRLRDRQTDSDETIRRRMLAARSEIERGIASYDYVVVNDDFERAFSDLRSVVVAERCRRERVDVSKLGLGIGG
- a CDS encoding YicC/YloC family endoribonuclease — its product is MLKSMTGFGAGRARVGDEEVSVELRSLNHKFCEVKVRLPRELSSQEPLVSKQVKDRLARGSVELLVKRQAPTASGTVPTVDLGLAREYVRAFRELASELGLPGDVAWSQVANQPGVVRLEEKGVELDSASQALQAALDQALTALEKMRQVEGEAIYADLDARVKLLEGWSKEVAQLAPKAVQEYQQRLTDRIAELASGVAVDPQRLAQEVALFAERTDIAEEVTRLSSHLEQFRALMASNEPAGRRMDFLVQEMHREVNTTGSKSQHAEISVRVVAMKAEVERIREQVQNVE